CAGTTGGAAGCTCAAGAAAAACTTATCTAAAACTCATACATATCGCCAAAACATATCTTAGCAAGGTCTAGGGAATCGACATAAAGGACAGAACACAAAAACCTGGCATATTggcatatcaaataaaatattccgCAAGCAAATATATGAAAGAGGGTGAGAAGGACAAAGCTTAAAACAAgggaaaatattaaaatggcACACCCACAAGGTCCATACTCGGCCCGCGCCATCTCGTCGATGGTTTCCATTCGATCAAATGGCTTAGGGagggataattttttcaacaatgaTGCGGCATCGTCTGGCAACTAGGGCTAgcaacgagtcgagctcgagtcaagctcgaccatttttgtcgaactcgagctcgagctcgactctgTGATTtagagctcgagctcgactctgTGATTtagagctcgagctcgagctcgttGCAGTAtttttgagctcgagctcgagcacTTGTTCCAGAAAATTGTAgcagaaaaatttataaataataaaaaatcataagtgaattacttgtcaatttaaaaaagtgtataacataatacaaatatatattaaaatataacataaagatattataataattttaattataaaaaaattataatttactaagttgttgattaaatttatttttatataaagattaaatgtataaataaaagtaccataatttattattattcaagataaaatgtatgatattaattagtaattataatatatggtcgatttaaattataaaactgatcaaatattaaatataaaattaaatatataaaaaatttaaaaataaaaatatgagcCGGCTCGCTGAGCTCACGAGCCGACTCGACTCACCTGCCACCCCTACTGGCAACTGCTCCTTGGGGTACCTCTGTCCCTCAACTAAAAGACAGAATTCCAGTGGTACTTTGTTCGATTTGCTCACTGTCCCAAGTTCTAAGCAGGGAATATCCTGGTACATAATATCCTTTCCCCACTTCTCCTTAAAATACTTAACAAGTCGAATCTCTTTCCCATCATGCGATTCAAAGGAACTATCACGGACATCTTCTTCAGTTAGCTTGGCAATAGTGTATTTCTGTCTTGTACGACGATGGGTAAGTGTGACTTTCAGCCCTGTCAGAGCATCATTGACAAGTTGCCTTAACGTCTTGACGTCATTTACTTCTCGATATTTTGCACCAAGATGCGCCTCAAGAAACTCTAAGACAGGCAATGGCTTCGGAAATCCCAAAACTGAGTAATCCAAACACAAAGCAAGGCCTTGTGACGTGGGCTTCAAACTCTGATGAAAACCTCTGCGTGCCGCAACTCCACATTTGAGGTCTTCTTCTACCCCATACTCCAAGGATTAAAAGCTGCGACCAACCCTGATTCTCCTCCTGGAAGGATTCTCTTTCATAAATATGTCCATCCCATGTAGTACCTCACGAGGAATATCAGGGAGGAGTCCCCTCATGTAACCATTCAGGTCGGACAGCTCCAGTACTTTCACAAGTTTGATAGTGACCGTGTATGACCCACTCTTAATTTCTTCACCTCCAGAAATTTCCACTCGAACCTCTCCCTCGGGCAGATGAACTGAACTGAAAATATTATTCGCTCCATCATAAGCAGCTTCGATATTTTGGAACCGGGGATCGCGAGAGAATAACTTCTCCCTGATCAAACGCATATTAGATTTCCGTACTGTATTGCCAGCGGCAAGTTTCACATCCACATGATAGTGATTAAAGGTTTTCTCTGGATCAAATTCGACTGGGAAATGGTTAACAAGAAGCCTGATGGACTTGATGGAAATTGACCCACCGTTATCAGGCCGCCTCATAGCCTGAAtctgtttttctttcctctttgATGAAGAGGGTAGAGCCTCCTGTTCCGAAATCTTGAGCTTTTGAACACCAAGCTCATCTgcagagaagaagaagagtgaAGGCGAGAATGTCTTAATGgaataaataatgaatgaaGTTGTTAAAAGAAAACTCTCGGCCATAGAAGAAGTTGATTAACCTTGTAATGAGATCCATCAGAGTTTCCAACAACTCCAACCAAAACATATTGGCCCACACAAAAAGAGATGTCATGAAAAAGAACAAGGTAGAAGGGAAGTGAATAATAGCAGCAGATTGTTGAGGTGGCGACAGAGGCCGAACAGGTGAAGGTGAAGGAGGAGACGAGCCCCGCGGCCTCCCAGTCCAAACTCCTCTTCCAGCAAACTGATGCAGCTGTTGGGGTGGTGACGTCTGCAGAGGTCTGTAGTTGGACAGCTGCTGAGGCGGGGGATGGTTTCCCCGAACCTGATTCCAACTGACCCCCTGCGGCTGACGGGGAGAGCCGCGGTGCAGTGAAGGCCCAGGTCTTCTGCCACCTTGATTCTGGTTGTTGCGCGGTTCTAGTCGTCGGCCACGTCCGTAGTTACTTCTGCCAGCATCCATAATGTTGAGAAAGTTAAAAAGCGTTGAAGGATAACGATTAGGAGAGATTTATACagtgaagaagaaaggaaTAGAAGAGTGAAGAAGGTTATAGATAGAGTGAGTATATGCGCATACGGTTAGAGGCCACAGCAACAAGAAGTGGTTGTACCTAGAAGTTGGAGTGCATGTGCATGTGCATGTGCATGACCATGCCAACAACCAAATATTATTccttttaattaaacaaaaacaattgttatggatattaaatttattttctcacaTCACATACAATTTATGTgtgattatataaatttcaaaaaaagacagtatattaatttgtctctatattttggtttgtctaatcattacttaaattttataattagtgtTTCTAACTTTTTTACTAGTATaaagaaacacaaaatataaattttacaacatAATTTGAACacatacaaaagaaaagaattacataaatattatataattaataaaattaatctccTATTTAAgggatattacaaaaaattactcCAACACGTCATTACATAATCATTTGCTATAactatacataaattttttataatttgataaattatatttactacccctaaaatttacttttattaataaacaGTCCCTCCACTAGTCAAAAgtcattgaatttattaatattaacaaaaaaaattgaataaaatcatCTTTAtcttcgattgacttattattgatttatcgCAGCTCAAAACACATCTTATGGCTAAAACACTAAACTATTCTTGTATGAGTAAAGATATACCTCTCTATATGTATTAACGTGTGTAAATGCTATCagagtaatttgatcataaaaatattatttgacattcaataaattaatcgagggtaactataattttttttcatattttcttttaatatcatcaaattcgatgaattttgactgacaaatttatttgttagatagaaacaaatataaaaaatgttaaatataatttttcaaattagtataattataccaaattttaggagaagaaagtataattatattaaattttaggagatGAAAGTATAATTCTCCATTGTATTTAATGAAAGCATTAACATTAAAACACTCGCAAAAGTTGGGGACAAGTCGTGATTCCAGTGAccactttttctaaaaaaataaaatataattgaaatctCATTTGCTCCACCATAGATCGGCAAAGCCACAGAAAGATGTTGGCTGCATAAACAGCAGTAGATTGGTGAAAAGCAATAAGCATGCAACTGcatttcttcttctattttttcataaagcaTGAACAAATTTCAGTCAGATTACNNNNNNNNNNTCTTCACATGCAATTATTCCCCCACCAGTTGGAAGAATTACACAAACTTAAGCAGAAGCAATATCCAGGCTAACTTCATGACTAAGCTGTAAGTTGCGTTAGCAATAGATGGCAAAATTCTTCTTGTCATATATTATATGCATCAGGCGTCAGCCAAAAAGACATAGAATTAgattaacacacaaattcttacaGTTAGCGAACAACGTTCAGGGGCTGAGTACTATGAACATGAACTGTAAGATGCTCACCATCACTGTAAAAACCGGAAGCTTTcctcaaatgaaaaacatGATGTTTTGCAGATCTGGATGAAGGTTATAGAAACTTCGATCAAATGTAGTAAAATTAGATGTGGATGATGATGAACGCATAGATGAGGGCACTGAACGAGACTGGAACTCCTTCGCTACTTCTTGAAAAATGCGCCCCCTGTAAGCTACCAGGTCGGCGTAGTAAACTGGCGGGACCAATGAAACAGGTCTTGTACTTCGGGCAAATGTGAAACATAGATTATATATAAGCTTTTGTAGCTGGTCAGACATGAAAGAATTTTCATCCCAAAGTACTATGTAATGCACTGCCTTGCTTGTCCCAATGCGTCCATAGTGACTGCAGAGATAAAAATCAAACTCAAATGGATGAACAATCTTTGTATCTACAACAGTTCCTGGAGGAACATTTCCGGTAGGGCTCCCATCCCCCGCATTCTCAAGAAAGAGCCGGGTCTGGTGTCTCTTCTGAGCCACAATAAGAGTGATTGTTGGCTGGTAACTATCATCACAAATGGCATTCTTCAAGTCAGATACCTCTTCGTTGAGTACCATATCAAATTGTCCCTCACTGACACCATCACGGAAAACCACAATTTTATTTGGTTTAACCTTGTTGAGCTGAAAATAATTGTTGATAAGATCCCGACACATGGACCCAAATTCCAGAATCTTTTCAGTTCTGTGGTCTTGAGGGCAAACTCTCGCAGCATACTTATTCACGGCAGGCCAGTTAACCGTGGAAACAACAGCAGCTATAGATGGAGTTGTTGATTTCTTTGAGACTGGATGATTAACATCAGCTCCAATGAACATAACATGATCATCCTCCTCAAAATGAGGAAGGCCTTGAGTAAGCTCCACATTACTTCCTCCAAGCTTTGCATTAATCTTGAGGCACAGGTTCCCAAGAAACTGGTTGTCTCCTCTGTTTGCATGAATGGATAAACAACACTGAGTTACTACCCCAATACGTGTTTCAGATACCCATTTAAGATACTTGTAGCCATGATGCTTTTCTGCCATCACACAAATCATTATTTGTAATGTATTCCAACTTTTTCTCCTAGCTTCCTGAATAACACTTCTGAGAAGTTCTTCCAGCCTGCTAACTGAAGAGAACTCCCGCATGCTAGTGAAATGGCAAACCAAAGGCTCCTCCATGCAGATCCCTAAGCTCCTGGATCGATTTCTTAGATTCTTAATGAAGTCTTTCGCTTTAAGCTTCAAAGAAACAGAAGAGCTAAATTCAATTAAGGCCCATCTATCAATTTGTTTTCCCTCCACAACAGAGTTTTCGGCTAAGTTCCACTGGCATTTCTCATTTTCCACTCTTACAATATCAAGACTACCATCAGGAGCACCTAATTTCAGGACAGGTGGACCTATAACTCGACCTTCAACGGATGACATGTCCTTGTCAATTCGAAGTCCAAAATTTTGAGTAGCATCTCTGTGATAAAAATTGGAGAGGTTGAGTACAAAGGCCTCAATTTTCAACATAAGTAACAAATGGCATAATGTTACAATTGCAACTTGTAAGAAAGTGCAATGATGAAACAGATGCTTACGAGGACTATACAACCATTATTCGAGTTTGAACATTCCCATTTTTCCTCAATGCATCCGCAGTAGTTCTCTAGATAAACACTATATGAAGCAACAATTTTGTGTAGTTAAACACTTACATGCAATTCAATAAGTAGTCAGATTCCACCAAGTAATGTTCCAAGTCAAACTACTTATATGGGAAGATTCGTTATTTTGGATgcacttaaaaattaaaagagagcAAGATACATTGAGCTTTTAcaactaataaattaactagGCGGCAACATGCTAGTTTGCTTGTGGCATGAATCCTGCAGTTGCACGTGAAGTGTATTATGGCCAGCATAATCTGATCTCACAACAAGTGAGGTTCTGGAGATGCAACAGAATAATAGGATGTCGAAGAAGTAAATGCAAATTACCCAGAAGGTCCATCATGAGCTTGCATCATCTCGCTGATTGTTTTTCTCCTTTCTGGTGGCCAAGCCAggcatttttcttcaaatttctcCTGTGCAACTTCATCCAAAAGCTCTTTTCTGTATCTTTGGCCCTCAGTCAAGATACAAAATTCCATTGGAACATGGTTTGTGCGGTTATTTCTGCCAAGAATCAAGCAAGGGATGCCCTGGTATGCAATGTTCTTGCCATACTTCTCCCTGAAATATTGCACTAAACTGACTTTGACGATTGGATCCCTTCCTTTTGgatcaacaaaatcaaaccaCAGGTCACTGGTGCTTTTTGCAGTCAACCCTGCTATAGTGAACAGTTGTTTGGTAACACGATGAGTTACTCTAACTGCCAGTCCCTTCAATGCATTTGTAACTTTTCGCCTCAAATTGAAATCGAGATGTGCTCCATCAAATTCGGGAATGTGCTCCTTAAGGAACTCTATAACTGCCAAAGGCTTGCGAAATGCCAAAACTGAGCAGTCCAAGCACAAGGCAAGACCCTGGGATGTAGGCCGTAAAGATGATTGGAAACCTCTGTATGCTGCAATGCCATGCTTAAGATCATCTTCTGCTTTGAAACTGGAAGGGTAAAAGTGCCGATCAACAGCGATCCTATATCTGGAAGGATTCTCCTTCATCACCACATCCATCCCTTGCAGTATATCACGGGGCACATGTGCGACCTTTCCACTTAAATAGTCTTCCAGCTTGGAAAGCTTTAGGTCATTTATTAGCTTGATTGAAACAACATATGTGCGAGTCAGCAAATCTTCATTATCCGATAGCTCCACCCTGAATTGACCAGTGGGCAGTAACACCACACTGTAAAGGTTCTTTTCACCGTCATAAGCAGTTCGGTTCGGTGGAAATCGGGCTGGATCATCGAGGAATAGTTTGTCTTTTATCAAACGTAGGTCAGCCTTgtttctatacttttttacTGGTCTTTTTCCATGAGATATAACTTGTTTAATATCCACACTATAATGAAATATGGTGAGCCTTGGATTGAACCTGACTAGAAAATGATTTACTAGGAGGTTGATTGACTTTCCCTCAAGTGTCAGGCGACCAGGCCGCGTGACAGGCAAAGTTctgtttttgatatttttcggATCACATGCTTTTGCCTGTTGTCCtgaaattttcaacaattcaACACCAAAGTTGCCAGGACCTGCAAAAAAAGCAAAccattattcaaattatgcaAGGTATTCTAGCTACCATGCAATAGGGGAGAGTATTAAAGGTAAACCTGGCAGTATGTCCTTCATCAATAAAGGATGTTAATGATGCACATTATCTAGCCAAAAATGTTCCAGGGGACCAATCTTCATGTGTATGTACATGTCTTTAAAACTGCATATTTGTATTTGAGTAAATCAAGATGAAAAAGATAATGTCAATACAGATATGAAACAACGTAATAACTGCATGTTTGCCTATCTCTCCTGACCCTGGGCATGTGATTTTGAATTCATGATCCAATTCCAGGCTTTAGGGCTTCACAATAATATGTTGAGATATTCACCTCCTAGtgacaaagaagaaaagaagagaaaacgAAAGATCATGGCAGTGACAAGAACGTGTGGATTTATATACTAGACCCTCGA
This genomic window from Sesamum indicum cultivar Zhongzhi No. 13 linkage group LG12, S_indicum_v1.0, whole genome shotgun sequence contains:
- the LOC105175853 gene encoding protein argonaute 2 isoform X2, encoding MKDILPGPGNFGVELLKISGQQAKACDPKNIKNRTLPVTRPGRLTLEGKSINLLVNHFLVRFNPRLTIFHYSVDIKQVISHGKRPVKKYRNKADLRLIKDKLFLDDPARFPPNRTAYDGEKNLYSVVLLPTGQFRVELSDNEDLLTRTYVVSIKLINDLKLSKLEDYLSGKVAHVPRDILQGMDVVMKENPSRYRIAVDRHFYPSSFKAEDDLKHGIAAYRGFQSSLRPTSQGLALCLDCSVLAFRKPLAVIEFLKEHIPEFDGAHLDFNLRRKVTNALKGLAVRVTHRVTKQLFTIAGLTAKSTSDLWFDFVDPKGRDPIVKVSLVQYFREKYGKNIAYQGIPCLILGRNNRTNHVPMEFCILTEGQRYRKELLDEVAQEKFEEKCLAWPPERRKTISEMMQAHDGPSGDATQNFGLRIDKDMSSVEGRVIGPPVLKLGAPDGSLDIVRVENEKCQWNLAENSVVEGKQIDRWALIEFSSSVSLKLKAKDFIKNLRNRSRSLGICMEEPLVCHFTSMREFSSVSRLEELLRSVIQEARRKSWNTLQIMICVMAEKHHGYKYLKWVSETRIGVVTQCCLSIHANRGDNQFLGNLCLKINAKLGGSNVELTQGLPHFEEDDHVMFIGADVNHPVSKKSTTPSIAAVVSTVNWPAVNKYAARVCPQDHRTEKILEFGSMCRDLINNYFQLNKVKPNKIVVFRDGVSEGQFDMVLNEEVSDLKNAICDDSYQPTITLIVAQKRHQTRLFLENAGDGSPTGNVPPGTVVDTKIVHPFEFDFYLCSHYGRIGTSKAVHYIVLWDENSFMSDQLQKLIYNLCFTFARSTRPVSLVPPVYYADLVAYRGRIFQEVAKEFQSRSVPSSMRSSSSTSNFTTFDRSFYNLHPDLQNIMFFI
- the LOC105175853 gene encoding protein argonaute 2 isoform X1, whose amino-acid sequence is MDASRHNYGGSDQRPTRQAPTSQAQPQSVKYRPPHLRNQGTASGPGLHSPSVQRQGVGPSSEVCSTWRSRDPPSAPPAHRTSQLPSSPGNFGVELLKISGQQAKACDPKNIKNRTLPVTRPGRLTLEGKSINLLVNHFLVRFNPRLTIFHYSVDIKQVISHGKRPVKKYRNKADLRLIKDKLFLDDPARFPPNRTAYDGEKNLYSVVLLPTGQFRVELSDNEDLLTRTYVVSIKLINDLKLSKLEDYLSGKVAHVPRDILQGMDVVMKENPSRYRIAVDRHFYPSSFKAEDDLKHGIAAYRGFQSSLRPTSQGLALCLDCSVLAFRKPLAVIEFLKEHIPEFDGAHLDFNLRRKVTNALKGLAVRVTHRVTKQLFTIAGLTAKSTSDLWFDFVDPKGRDPIVKVSLVQYFREKYGKNIAYQGIPCLILGRNNRTNHVPMEFCILTEGQRYRKELLDEVAQEKFEEKCLAWPPERRKTISEMMQAHDGPSGDATQNFGLRIDKDMSSVEGRVIGPPVLKLGAPDGSLDIVRVENEKCQWNLAENSVVEGKQIDRWALIEFSSSVSLKLKAKDFIKNLRNRSRSLGICMEEPLVCHFTSMREFSSVSRLEELLRSVIQEARRKSWNTLQIMICVMAEKHHGYKYLKWVSETRIGVVTQCCLSIHANRGDNQFLGNLCLKINAKLGGSNVELTQGLPHFEEDDHVMFIGADVNHPVSKKSTTPSIAAVVSTVNWPAVNKYAARVCPQDHRTEKILEFGSMCRDLINNYFQLNKVKPNKIVVFRDGVSEGQFDMVLNEEVSDLKNAICDDSYQPTITLIVAQKRHQTRLFLENAGDGSPTGNVPPGTVVDTKIVHPFEFDFYLCSHYGRIGTSKAVHYIVLWDENSFMSDQLQKLIYNLCFTFARSTRPVSLVPPVYYADLVAYRGRIFQEVAKEFQSRSVPSSMRSSSSTSNFTTFDRSFYNLHPDLQNIMFFI